From Alphaproteobacteria bacterium, one genomic window encodes:
- a CDS encoding dodecin domain-containing protein yields the protein MAEAVYKFIELVGTSSESWEKAATAAVNRASQSLRDLRVAEILELDLQLKDGKVEAYRAKVKLSFRYEGSA from the coding sequence ATGGCAGAGGCCGTTTACAAATTCATCGAACTCGTCGGAACCAGCAGCGAATCATGGGAAAAAGCCGCGACGGCAGCCGTCAATCGGGCGTCCCAAAGCCTGCGCGACTTGCGTGTTGCCGAAATTCTCGAGCTCGACCTGCAATTGAAGGATGGCAAGGTCGAAGCTTACCGGGCCAAAGTGAAATTGTCGTTCCGCTACGAAGGCAGCGCCTGA
- a CDS encoding LysR family transcriptional regulator, whose product MAFQRSMIPPLNGLRAFEAVARHLNFTRAAEELGVTQSAVSHQIRNLEDIVGVALFQRAGGHLTLTQAGEALLPGISEAFVAIQRAIGSLEAAREGRPLGLITRAHFALKWLAPRLVRLWERYPGFDLRLQHSNFPADFSRSDIDLSIEWRRKDDVDHRARSLVEGNLTPACSPAVLREHEQPLAPSDLKDFALLHEADETAWREWLVLAGVGNLTANRNHYYDDTNVRQEAAIAGEGFSLVCPELVESDVQDGRLLCPFDLHLPSYAYFLVTPDHPVSLQARRFIAWLLEEAGCP is encoded by the coding sequence ATGGCATTCCAGCGATCGATGATTCCGCCGCTAAATGGATTACGCGCTTTCGAGGCCGTTGCTCGTCACCTCAATTTCACCCGCGCGGCGGAAGAACTTGGTGTCACCCAATCGGCGGTGAGCCACCAGATCCGCAATCTCGAGGACATCGTCGGCGTTGCCTTGTTCCAGCGCGCGGGCGGCCACCTCACCCTGACGCAAGCCGGAGAGGCGTTGCTGCCGGGGATCAGTGAGGCATTCGTGGCGATACAGCGCGCCATCGGATCGCTCGAGGCGGCGCGCGAAGGGCGTCCGCTCGGTCTCATAACGCGGGCCCATTTCGCCCTGAAGTGGCTGGCGCCAAGACTGGTGCGGCTGTGGGAACGGTACCCGGGGTTCGACCTCCGCCTTCAGCATTCGAACTTTCCGGCCGACTTTTCGCGTTCCGACATCGATCTTTCGATCGAATGGCGGCGGAAAGACGATGTCGATCATCGCGCGCGATCGCTCGTCGAAGGCAATCTAACCCCAGCTTGTAGCCCCGCCGTACTGCGCGAACACGAGCAGCCTCTGGCGCCCTCCGATTTGAAAGATTTTGCACTGTTGCATGAGGCCGACGAAACCGCATGGCGGGAATGGCTGGTTCTGGCCGGGGTCGGAAACCTTACGGCGAACCGCAATCACTATTATGACGACACCAATGTACGCCAGGAGGCGGCCATCGCGGGTGAGGGTTTTTCACTCGTTTGCCCGGAATTGGTCGAAAGTGATGTCCAGGACGGCCGCTTGTTGTGTCCGTTTGATTTGCACCTGCCGAGCTACGCGTACTTTCTCGTCACACCGGATCATCCCGTCAGTCTCCAGGCGCGGCGCTTCATTGCGTGGCTGTTGGAGGAAGCCGGTTGCCCATGA
- a CDS encoding YeeE/YedE family protein encodes MINPAKVLSFLDVAGHWDPTLAFVMAGALAVTVPGFAWLRARNVSVFGGELKLPTRRDIDHRLVIGAVLFGVGWGLAGFCPGPALAALSTGLPDVFAFVVAMVAGMLVFRLLSRRA; translated from the coding sequence ATGATCAATCCGGCAAAGGTCCTCTCGTTCCTCGACGTCGCCGGACACTGGGACCCGACACTCGCGTTCGTCATGGCCGGTGCCTTGGCGGTCACGGTTCCCGGATTCGCGTGGCTTCGAGCCCGGAATGTATCGGTGTTCGGTGGCGAGTTGAAGCTGCCAACCCGCCGCGACATCGACCATCGTCTTGTCATCGGCGCCGTTCTGTTCGGCGTCGGCTGGGGTCTCGCCGGTTTTTGCCCCGGACCGGCGCTGGCCGCATTGAGCACCGGACTGCCCGACGTTTTCGCATTTGTCGTCGCCATGGTCGCCGGCATGTTGGTATTTCGGCTGCTCTCTCGCCGCGCTTGA
- a CDS encoding branched-chain amino acid ABC transporter permease, which yields MSQESTPIKLLWSAGLVLAFLLPVLCGYDKYILHTGISIAFNIALATSMWLIWTLGFISFAHAGFMGIGAYTTALLFTKLGLSLWIGMWLGAAAAALIALMISVPLMRTRAVYFFMASWAIGEVIKRVFAYYRDFFGGWNGIFNVLPPKLELPGLSIDFASRVAYYYLALVFCSLIVLAIYRINRSRTGTIYWSIHESELLAQHIGINVLKHKVVAFTVACMFAGLTGALYAHYHTYINPKTFDIWQSEFSLVHIIVGGLNTVGGPVMGATILTIVDELLRPTGYYRVIFFGVVVIMVVLFLPGGLETIPERIRRLAARVRNN from the coding sequence ATGAGCCAGGAATCGACGCCAATCAAATTATTGTGGTCTGCGGGACTGGTCCTGGCCTTTCTGCTCCCGGTCCTCTGCGGCTACGACAAATATATCCTGCACACCGGAATCAGCATCGCCTTCAACATCGCGCTGGCGACCAGTATGTGGCTGATCTGGACATTGGGCTTCATATCGTTCGCGCATGCCGGCTTCATGGGAATCGGGGCCTACACGACGGCGCTGCTGTTCACCAAGCTGGGGCTCTCGCTGTGGATCGGCATGTGGCTGGGAGCCGCCGCCGCGGCCCTGATCGCCCTCATGATCAGCGTGCCGCTCATGCGGACCAGAGCGGTCTATTTCTTCATGGCGAGTTGGGCGATTGGCGAGGTCATAAAGCGGGTCTTCGCCTATTATCGGGATTTCTTCGGCGGCTGGAATGGTATCTTCAATGTTCTTCCGCCCAAGCTGGAGCTTCCCGGGCTGAGCATCGATTTCGCGTCGCGGGTGGCCTATTACTACCTCGCGCTCGTGTTTTGCTCGCTCATCGTCCTGGCGATCTATCGGATCAACCGGTCGCGCACCGGCACCATCTATTGGAGCATTCACGAAAGCGAACTCCTCGCCCAACACATCGGCATCAACGTTCTCAAGCACAAGGTCGTCGCCTTCACGGTGGCTTGCATGTTCGCCGGTCTGACCGGCGCGCTCTACGCCCACTATCACACCTATATCAACCCCAAGACCTTCGACATCTGGCAATCGGAGTTTTCGCTCGTCCACATCATCGTCGGTGGTCTGAATACGGTTGGCGGCCCGGTCATGGGCGCAACGATCCTGACCATCGTCGACGAGCTGCTCCGCCCGACCGGTTACTACCGGGTCATTTTCTTCGGCGTCGTCGTGATTATGGTCGTGCTCTTCCTGCCCGGCGGTCTCGAGACGATACCGGAACGTATCCGGCGCCTGGCCGCCAGAGTGCGGAATAATTAG
- a CDS encoding helix-turn-helix domain-containing protein, with product MLTVPSAIPPAARIDAQYSHDIHEQATLLDNWNQEYCQVSKGAFDGSVISVRAEGLRIFVERMNRAVLQKGDVARNRIGFGIPLSLSGKSVLCGEESHLDGLHVFSGSSGFEYLSPEKLIFIGLEMTVPDATSSGEEVMLVRELQRALRQGRRVIPLDTAYARNFGLSLMAMFDGLRSDPIVLDNPHSVSALKRASAGAALELLSHRGEQTHPQAMTIANNWRLASQARALIEESPDCPMSIVEVAIRLGVSRRTLQYACQRALDLNPTAYLRAIRLSRARMEMQHARSVTEAATRWGFCHFGYFARDYRQMFGELPSDTLKRAQAN from the coding sequence ATGCTGACCGTCCCGTCCGCGATACCACCAGCCGCGCGTATTGATGCTCAATACAGCCACGACATCCATGAGCAGGCCACCCTGCTCGACAATTGGAACCAAGAATATTGCCAGGTTTCGAAAGGCGCCTTCGACGGATCGGTAATCTCGGTCCGGGCCGAGGGTCTGCGGATTTTCGTCGAACGCATGAACCGAGCGGTTTTGCAGAAAGGGGACGTCGCGCGTAATCGAATTGGCTTTGGCATTCCGCTTAGTCTGAGCGGGAAATCGGTCCTATGCGGGGAGGAATCGCATCTCGATGGCCTGCACGTTTTTTCCGGTTCGTCGGGGTTTGAATATCTTTCGCCGGAAAAGCTGATTTTCATCGGCCTCGAAATGACCGTGCCCGACGCCACGTCGTCGGGCGAAGAGGTGATGCTGGTAAGGGAACTCCAGCGCGCGCTTCGGCAGGGCCGGCGGGTTATCCCGTTGGACACCGCCTATGCCCGCAATTTCGGCCTGTCGCTAATGGCGATGTTCGACGGACTACGCTCCGATCCGATCGTATTGGACAATCCGCACAGCGTGTCAGCCCTGAAGCGAGCATCGGCCGGAGCGGCCCTTGAGTTGCTGTCCCATCGCGGCGAACAGACCCATCCCCAGGCTATGACCATTGCCAACAATTGGCGTTTGGCCAGTCAGGCGCGCGCGCTCATCGAGGAATCTCCGGATTGTCCGATGTCGATTGTCGAAGTGGCAATTCGCCTTGGCGTGTCGCGACGGACATTGCAATACGCGTGCCAGCGCGCGCTCGACCTCAATCCGACGGCCTATCTACGGGCGATTCGCCTCAGTCGTGCCCGGATGGAAATGCAACACGCCCGATCGGTGACGGAGGCGGCGACACGCTGGGGATTCTGTCACTTCGGATATTTTGCCAGGGACTATCGCCAAATGTTTGGCGAGTTGCCGTCGGATACGCTCAAGCGCGCGCAGGCGAATTAG
- a CDS encoding YeeE/YedE family protein, giving the protein MTEFTPVSGFLGGVLIGAAAVILLATLGRVAGVSGILGDIPDSKGGTLFWRLAFIAGLVAGPMSLYAVTGDPTVVDLSASWPVVILAGLLVGFGTRMGSGCTSGHGVCGLARLSPRSLAATAIFMAVAGLTVFFIRHVV; this is encoded by the coding sequence ATGACCGAGTTCACGCCCGTTTCGGGATTTCTTGGCGGCGTACTTATAGGTGCCGCCGCCGTCATACTGCTGGCGACGCTGGGCCGCGTGGCCGGGGTCAGTGGCATTCTCGGCGATATTCCCGACTCGAAGGGCGGCACGCTGTTTTGGCGGTTGGCCTTTATCGCCGGGCTTGTGGCTGGTCCCATGAGCCTATACGCGGTCACCGGAGACCCTACCGTCGTCGATCTATCGGCGTCCTGGCCCGTCGTGATCTTGGCCGGCCTCCTGGTCGGGTTCGGCACCCGTATGGGAAGCGGTTGCACCAGTGGACATGGAGTATGCGGGCTAGCCCGCCTTTCGCCACGGTCGCTTGCGGCGACAGCCATCTTCATGGCCGTCGCCGGTTTGACCGTTTTTTTCATCCGTCACGTTGTCTAG
- a CDS encoding ABC transporter substrate-binding protein, which yields MSDLKKLRSLFVQGKITRREFFIRASALGVAPVLGTALGGRPARAANKVIKIGGAVPLTGPVAYWGISTMQGWVDGAAVINASGGLNIGGEIYDLEVITYDTKGTVADARAATTRLVEQDQVKYVFSQAAASTIGMLQITEPNEVISIVACWGYLKIFGKEYPYHFRAEMSDYEQGFAYVPFMLEHYGKDNLKTASFIGPDDQDGYDCHFSYERLMKYYGIELKGVEYFNWEDTDFYPIVTKTLKNKPDFIVTSPSPPGITASIVKAAREMGYKGPIASPAASETTTILEVAGEYADDVVLPVTCVDPVTDSQKQIQERFLQHFGTFNALAGNYSWWVYALAEAMENAGTAEDTKAVADALANVVLEDTYVGKVTWEGEKSFGIRRQGVYDCYTTLIEKGKARLADVRYPELPADY from the coding sequence ATGTCGGATCTGAAGAAGCTCAGGTCGCTTTTCGTGCAGGGAAAAATCACCCGTCGCGAATTCTTCATCAGGGCGTCGGCCCTGGGTGTCGCGCCCGTATTGGGTACCGCATTGGGCGGTCGACCGGCGCGCGCCGCGAACAAAGTCATCAAGATCGGCGGTGCGGTGCCGCTCACGGGTCCTGTCGCCTATTGGGGTATTTCCACCATGCAGGGCTGGGTCGACGGCGCGGCGGTGATCAATGCCAGCGGCGGCCTCAATATCGGCGGCGAAATCTACGACCTCGAGGTCATCACCTACGACACCAAAGGCACCGTCGCCGATGCTCGTGCGGCAACGACGCGATTGGTCGAGCAGGATCAGGTCAAGTACGTATTCAGTCAAGCGGCCGCCAGCACGATCGGCATGCTGCAGATCACCGAGCCGAACGAGGTTATCTCGATCGTCGCGTGTTGGGGATACCTGAAGATCTTCGGCAAGGAATATCCCTATCATTTCAGAGCCGAGATGTCCGACTACGAGCAGGGATTCGCCTACGTCCCGTTCATGCTCGAACATTACGGAAAGGACAATCTGAAGACGGCCTCATTCATCGGACCGGATGACCAGGACGGTTATGACTGTCACTTCTCCTATGAGCGCCTGATGAAGTACTACGGCATCGAGCTGAAGGGCGTGGAATACTTCAACTGGGAAGACACGGATTTCTATCCCATCGTCACCAAGACGCTGAAGAACAAGCCCGACTTCATCGTGACCAGCCCGTCGCCACCCGGGATTACCGCCAGTATCGTGAAGGCGGCGCGGGAGATGGGATACAAGGGTCCGATCGCGTCTCCAGCGGCATCGGAGACAACGACCATTTTGGAAGTTGCCGGAGAATATGCCGACGACGTCGTTCTGCCCGTCACCTGCGTCGATCCGGTGACCGATTCGCAGAAGCAGATCCAGGAACGGTTCCTGCAACACTTCGGAACCTTCAACGCGCTTGCCGGCAACTACTCATGGTGGGTGTATGCCTTGGCCGAGGCCATGGAAAATGCCGGCACCGCCGAGGACACCAAGGCCGTCGCCGACGCCCTGGCGAACGTCGTTCTCGAAGACACCTATGTCGGAAAGGTGACGTGGGAAGGCGAAAAGTCGTTCGGCATCCGGCGTCAAGGCGTCTACGACTGCTACACGACCTTGATCGAGAAAGGCAAGGCGCGCCTGGCCGATGTCAGGTATCCGGAACTGCCGGCGGATTATTGA
- a CDS encoding branched-chain amino acid ABC transporter permease, which produces MAFDEFTQMTLTGINLGLMYALIAIGLTLIFGVMRIIQYAHGELFMLGAYVLYYWFAVLGWPYWLGVIASAVVIFCLGAVLQLLLFRPLQGRNILYPLAVSMGLIFIISSGGLLVFGSVVKGIPSDISGGTMVFGAFYTYERMTISAVSAALIVGLWIFLQKTTIGMAMRAVSEDPEVSSLQGINTSRIHWIAFGLGSALAAVAGCMMGTLLSIVPTMGFVATMKAFMIVIMGGLGSVPGALIGAMILGFIDSFGTTLISADVAYIMGFLAIFIILVFRPAGLFGQQWE; this is translated from the coding sequence TTGGCTTTCGATGAGTTCACCCAGATGACCCTGACGGGCATCAATTTGGGGCTGATGTACGCACTCATCGCGATCGGATTGACGCTGATCTTCGGCGTCATGCGGATCATTCAATACGCCCATGGTGAATTGTTCATGCTGGGCGCTTACGTCCTCTACTATTGGTTTGCCGTATTGGGATGGCCCTATTGGCTCGGTGTTATCGCCAGCGCGGTGGTCATTTTCTGTCTTGGTGCTGTTCTCCAACTGTTGCTGTTCAGGCCGCTCCAGGGCCGCAATATTCTCTATCCCCTGGCGGTCTCGATGGGGCTGATCTTCATTATTTCGAGCGGCGGTCTTTTGGTATTCGGTTCCGTCGTCAAGGGTATCCCGAGCGATATATCGGGCGGCACCATGGTCTTCGGCGCCTTCTATACCTATGAACGGATGACGATCTCGGCGGTCTCCGCCGCATTGATCGTGGGGCTTTGGATTTTTCTTCAGAAGACGACCATCGGCATGGCCATGCGCGCGGTCTCCGAAGATCCGGAGGTCAGCTCGCTCCAGGGAATCAACACGAGCCGGATTCACTGGATTGCGTTCGGACTTGGGAGCGCCCTGGCGGCGGTCGCCGGCTGCATGATGGGGACCCTGTTGTCGATCGTTCCCACGATGGGATTCGTTGCCACGATGAAGGCCTTCATGATCGTCATCATGGGCGGTCTGGGGAGCGTTCCCGGTGCTCTGATCGGCGCTATGATCCTCGGCTTCATCGATAGTTTCGGGACTACACTGATCAGCGCCGATGTGGCCTACATCATGGGCTTCCTGGCCATCTTCATCATCTTGGTTTTCCGCCCCGCGGGGTTGTTCGGTCAGCAGTGGGAGTGA